The Pseudomonas sp. R4-35-07 genome contains a region encoding:
- a CDS encoding HAMP domain-containing sensor histidine kinase: protein MITKTRQKARPFAISRWSVQRKLVLAFWLVSVIPTMIAAELAATTLSQIFDSNVRIWLQESTKIVKDEIGDILHDNARMAKLFLRYTSPPSSRQAERHDRLTADIADATDIDVVALIRSSDHKVVFSTAADDIVKQINLTSNTVLQTVQVAGVSTGLVVSTFETNRDGVDYLLLVATYLDSSFLTSVADVHSLDLRLYLANATGFSEIFSTQRFENHPARIPKNVEAELRSTRQPSEQFTNQYSGLYWPIFNDAGELQGVIFSGLLRHTSLVGLVNQSNLFVLIFLVSSALSLAAGVWVSRRLTQPLRDLSQGVNAVISGNYAHRVEVSGGDELAQLSSTFNHMTERLGELHHLEAQLRRRDRLHALGEVAMGLAHEIRNPLGIIKTATQLLHRRADLPDADKRHLEYVISEVSRINDLITEFLDFAKPNPPIRVQQPARPLVEDILGFCGPELSTHNIDAQIDDQAPDATLYADAKQLKQACLNLILNAIDAMPEGGRLTLGIRSVGDTTVISIADTGQGIPADLVERIFTPFVTTKASGTGLGLAKVYSIMESHDASIECVSEKDAGATFNLYIPANGEDDGEDENGHDA from the coding sequence ATGATCACCAAGACCCGCCAGAAAGCCCGCCCCTTTGCCATTTCGCGCTGGAGCGTCCAGCGCAAGCTGGTGCTGGCCTTCTGGCTGGTCAGCGTCATTCCGACCATGATTGCGGCGGAATTGGCCGCCACCACGTTGTCGCAGATTTTCGACAGCAACGTGCGGATCTGGCTGCAGGAGTCGACCAAGATCGTCAAGGACGAGATCGGCGACATCCTTCACGACAACGCGCGCATGGCCAAGCTGTTCCTGCGCTACACCAGCCCACCCTCATCGCGGCAGGCCGAACGGCATGACCGGCTCACCGCCGACATCGCCGATGCCACCGACATCGATGTGGTGGCGCTGATTCGTAGCAGTGATCACAAGGTGGTGTTCAGCACCGCCGCCGACGACATCGTCAAGCAGATCAACCTGACCAGCAACACGGTGTTGCAGACCGTACAGGTGGCCGGCGTCAGTACGGGCCTGGTGGTATCGACCTTCGAAACCAACCGCGATGGCGTCGATTATCTGTTGCTGGTGGCCACCTACCTGGACAGCAGCTTCCTTACCAGTGTGGCCGATGTGCATTCCCTCGACCTGCGCCTGTACCTGGCCAATGCCACGGGGTTTTCCGAGATATTTTCCACCCAGCGCTTCGAAAACCACCCGGCGCGCATCCCGAAGAATGTCGAAGCCGAGCTGCGCAGCACCCGGCAGCCGAGCGAGCAGTTCACCAATCAGTACAGCGGCTTGTACTGGCCGATATTCAACGATGCCGGCGAGCTGCAAGGCGTGATCTTCAGCGGCCTGCTGCGCCACACGAGCCTGGTGGGGCTGGTGAATCAGAGCAACTTGTTCGTGTTGATTTTCCTGGTCAGCTCGGCGCTGTCACTGGCGGCAGGGGTGTGGGTGTCGCGGCGCCTGACCCAGCCGCTGCGGGACTTGTCCCAAGGCGTGAACGCGGTGATTTCCGGCAACTACGCGCACCGGGTAGAGGTCAGCGGCGGCGACGAGCTGGCGCAACTGAGCAGCACCTTCAACCACATGACTGAACGCCTGGGCGAATTGCATCACTTGGAAGCCCAACTGCGCCGGCGTGATCGTCTGCACGCCCTGGGTGAAGTCGCCATGGGCCTGGCCCATGAAATCCGCAACCCGTTAGGGATCATCAAGACGGCCACTCAACTGTTGCACCGACGCGCCGACCTTCCGGACGCCGACAAACGCCACTTGGAGTACGTCATCAGCGAGGTCAGCCGGATCAACGACCTGATCACCGAATTCCTCGACTTCGCCAAGCCCAATCCGCCGATACGCGTACAGCAACCGGCCCGCCCGTTGGTGGAAGACATCCTCGGCTTCTGTGGCCCGGAGTTGAGTACTCACAATATCGATGCACAGATTGACGACCAGGCGCCCGACGCTACGCTCTACGCGGATGCCAAGCAGCTCAAGCAGGCCTGCCTGAACCTGATTCTCAACGCCATCGACGCGATGCCTGAAGGCGGGCGTCTCACCCTGGGTATCCGCAGCGTGGGTGACACCACCGTGATCAGCATCGCCGATACCGGCCAGGGCATCCCGGCGGATTTGGTCGAGCGCATTTTCACGCCGTTCGTCACCACCAAGGCTTCGGGTACAGGGCTGGGCCTGGCCAAGGTCTATTCGATCATGGAGAGTCACGACGCCAGCATCGAGTGCGTCAGTGAGAAAGATGCCGGCGCCACCTTCAACCTGTACATTCCCGCTAACGGTGAAGACGACGGCGAGGATGAGAACGGGCATGACGCATAA
- a CDS encoding amino acid ABC transporter ATP-binding protein, translating into MISIKNINKWYGDFQVLTDCSTEVKKGEVIVVCGPSGSGKSTLIKCVNALEPFQKGDVIVDGTSIADPKTNLPKLRSRVGMVFQHFELFPHLTITENLTIAQIKVLGRSKEEATKKGLQLLERVGLSAHAHKHPGQLSGGQQQRVAIARALAMDPIVMLFDEPTSALDPEMVNEVLDVMVQLAHEGMTMMCVTHEMGFARKVADRVIFMDAGKIIEDCPKEEFFGDISARSERAQHFLEKILQH; encoded by the coding sequence ATGATCTCTATCAAGAACATCAACAAGTGGTATGGCGACTTCCAGGTGCTGACCGACTGCAGCACCGAGGTTAAAAAAGGCGAAGTGATCGTGGTGTGCGGGCCGTCCGGCTCGGGCAAGTCCACCCTGATCAAGTGCGTGAATGCGCTGGAGCCGTTCCAGAAGGGCGACGTGATCGTCGATGGTACTTCCATCGCCGACCCGAAGACCAACCTGCCGAAACTGCGCTCGCGCGTGGGCATGGTGTTCCAGCACTTCGAACTGTTCCCGCACCTGACCATCACCGAGAACCTGACCATCGCGCAGATCAAGGTGCTCGGCCGCAGCAAGGAAGAAGCCACCAAGAAGGGCCTGCAACTGCTGGAGCGCGTCGGCCTGTCGGCCCATGCACACAAGCACCCGGGCCAACTGTCCGGTGGCCAGCAACAACGTGTGGCGATTGCTCGCGCCCTGGCCATGGACCCGATCGTCATGCTGTTCGACGAACCGACCTCGGCGCTCGACCCGGAAATGGTCAACGAAGTGCTCGACGTGATGGTGCAGTTGGCCCACGAAGGCATGACCATGATGTGCGTGACCCACGAAATGGGCTTCGCCCGCAAAGTGGCCGACCGCGTGATCTTCATGGACGCTGGCAAGATCATCGAAGACTGCCCGAAAGAAGAGTTCTTCGGCGACATCAGCGCCCGCTCCGAACGTGCGCAGCACTTCCTTGAGAAAATCCTGCAGCACTAA
- a CDS encoding GlpM family protein produces the protein MDLFLKAALGAAVVLILAALAKTKNYYIAGLVPLFPTFALIAHYIVGKGRSVEDLKTTIVFGMWSIIPYFVYLATLYVMVDRMRLEASLAVAAVAWLMAATVLVSVWVRLHT, from the coding sequence ATGGATCTATTCTTGAAAGCCGCCCTCGGCGCGGCGGTGGTGCTTATATTGGCCGCATTGGCCAAGACCAAAAACTATTACATCGCAGGCCTGGTGCCGCTGTTTCCGACCTTTGCGCTGATCGCCCATTACATCGTCGGCAAAGGCCGCTCGGTCGAGGATCTGAAGACCACCATTGTGTTTGGGATGTGGTCGATCATTCCGTACTTCGTGTACTTGGCGACGTTGTATGTGATGGTGGATCGGATGCGGTTGGAAGCATCGCTCGCCGTAGCCGCAGTGGCCTGGTTGATGGCGGCAACGGTGCTGGTTAGTGTCTGGGTACGCCTGCACACCTGA
- a CDS encoding carboxylesterase — protein sequence MSVGEIDLGEGDAGFVLGAGPVGILLIHGLTGTPTELRQVARGLVKAGNCTVYVPTLAGHCGDNSDLQATGWRDWYEGVRKTFAQIERRHAQVFVGGLSMGAVMSMYVAAEHPGRVAGLLMYSTTLKYDGWSINKLAFLTPLLMKIPFGVHLCSFEEKPPYGIKNERLRAVVERQMKQGESSEAGLLTMEGITVRELHRLNAVVRKRMPEVKVPTLVLHSIEDDITSRWNADYVERHLGGPVTKILLDNCYHMITVDLQYRRVIELSAAFIEQHSVQLNRVA from the coding sequence GTGAGTGTCGGCGAGATCGACCTCGGTGAAGGTGATGCCGGCTTCGTTCTCGGTGCTGGTCCGGTCGGGATCCTGTTGATCCACGGCCTGACCGGCACCCCGACGGAATTGCGCCAGGTCGCCAGGGGGCTGGTCAAGGCGGGCAACTGCACGGTGTACGTGCCCACCCTGGCCGGGCACTGCGGTGATAACAGCGACTTGCAGGCCACCGGCTGGCGCGACTGGTACGAAGGGGTGCGCAAGACCTTCGCACAGATCGAGCGGCGTCACGCGCAAGTGTTCGTTGGCGGCTTGTCCATGGGCGCGGTGATGTCGATGTATGTGGCTGCCGAACACCCTGGGCGGGTTGCCGGGCTGCTGATGTACTCCACCACCTTGAAGTACGACGGCTGGAGCATCAATAAACTGGCGTTTCTCACGCCGTTGCTGATGAAGATTCCGTTCGGCGTGCACCTGTGCAGCTTCGAAGAAAAGCCGCCCTACGGCATCAAGAACGAACGCCTGCGGGCCGTCGTCGAGCGGCAGATGAAGCAAGGCGAAAGCAGCGAGGCGGGGTTGTTGACCATGGAAGGCATTACTGTGCGCGAGTTGCACCGCCTGAACGCCGTGGTCAGGAAACGCATGCCCGAGGTCAAGGTACCGACGCTGGTGCTGCACTCCATCGAGGACGACATCACCAGCCGCTGGAACGCCGATTATGTGGAGCGCCACCTCGGTGGCCCGGTGACCAAGATCCTGCTGGATAACTGTTACCACATGATCACCGTCGACCTGCAATACCGCCGGGTGATCGAGTTGAGTGCCGCGTTTATCGAGCAGCATTCGGTGCAACTCAATCGTGTGGCCTGA
- a CDS encoding sensor histidine kinase: protein MKCDPTPYRAAPPSLAVKPRLIRQLFLPPLIIALMIGLGYIGFWVSEYYGIRTLSDNGERQLELHARTVESELSKYTYLPSLLELESSVSLLLADPNQETRTTVNDYLEGLNRRSRSRAIYVMDTTGRVLATSNWRDADSYQGEDLSFRAYFQNAVRGQPGRFYGIGSTNGEPGYYLAHGLEEHGKIIGVAVVKVRLEALEERWQRARLEAFVSDENGIIILSSDPARRLKAVRPLSEDTRDRLANSLQYYWATLDALEPLARERLNEGSEKLTFPANSEVVNDKQEVSYLAQTRPLNDTPWNFTLLTPLNELRRAAINQGILVAVAFGLVAFLLIAWNERRKVIATRLAAREALQEANSQLERRIAERTADLRASNERLKGQIRERRQAEETLRRAQDELVQAGKLAAIGQMSTSIAHELNQPLAALRTLSGNTVRFLERGALDTASANLKTINELIDRMGRITASLRSFARRGDDQGEANLAKAVDAAFQVLGARLDNLSLAVHRDFTHAQLQIDQTRLEQILVNLIGNALDAMQAQPAPQLWLEGQSAEGKYRLRVRDNGHGIDPEARKHLFEPFFTTKPGEQGLGLGLTLSASLAAATGGSLAVEHPAAGGTAFVLNLPLAGAEKVEST, encoded by the coding sequence ATGAAATGCGATCCCACCCCCTATCGCGCTGCGCCGCCATCACTTGCCGTGAAGCCTCGCCTGATACGTCAACTGTTCCTGCCGCCGTTGATCATCGCCCTGATGATCGGCTTGGGTTATATCGGCTTCTGGGTCAGTGAGTACTATGGCATCCGCACCCTCAGCGACAACGGCGAACGCCAGTTGGAGTTGCACGCTCGCACCGTCGAAAGCGAACTGAGCAAATACACCTACCTGCCCAGCCTGCTTGAGCTGGAATCCAGCGTTTCCCTGCTCCTGGCTGACCCCAACCAGGAAACCCGCACGACCGTCAACGATTACCTCGAAGGCTTGAACCGCCGCAGCCGCAGCCGCGCCATCTACGTGATGGATACCACCGGCCGGGTGCTGGCCACCAGTAACTGGCGCGACGCCGACAGTTACCAGGGTGAAGACCTGTCCTTTCGCGCCTATTTCCAGAACGCCGTGCGCGGCCAGCCCGGTCGTTTCTACGGCATCGGCAGCACCAACGGCGAACCCGGCTACTACCTGGCCCACGGGCTTGAAGAGCATGGCAAAATCATCGGCGTCGCCGTGGTCAAGGTCCGCCTGGAGGCGCTTGAAGAGCGCTGGCAACGCGCGCGCCTCGAAGCTTTTGTCAGCGACGAAAACGGCATCATCATCCTGTCCAGTGACCCGGCCCGCCGCCTCAAGGCCGTGCGTCCCCTGAGCGAAGACACCAGGGACCGGCTGGCTAACAGCCTGCAATATTACTGGGCGACACTGGACGCCCTGGAACCCCTGGCCCGCGAGCGGCTGAACGAAGGCAGCGAAAAGCTGACCTTCCCGGCCAATAGCGAAGTGGTCAACGACAAGCAAGAAGTCAGTTACCTGGCGCAAACCCGGCCACTGAATGACACACCGTGGAACTTCACCCTGCTCACCCCGCTGAATGAACTACGCCGCGCCGCGATCAACCAGGGCATCCTGGTCGCCGTCGCGTTTGGCTTGGTCGCGTTTTTGCTGATTGCCTGGAACGAGCGGCGCAAGGTCATCGCCACCCGCCTCGCCGCACGGGAGGCCTTGCAGGAAGCCAACAGCCAGCTGGAACGACGGATTGCCGAACGCACCGCCGACCTGCGCGCCAGCAATGAACGCCTCAAAGGCCAGATCCGCGAACGGCGCCAGGCCGAAGAGACTTTGCGCCGTGCCCAGGACGAACTGGTGCAGGCCGGTAAACTCGCAGCGATCGGCCAGATGTCCACCAGCATCGCCCACGAATTGAACCAACCCCTGGCCGCGCTGCGCACCCTGTCCGGCAACACCGTGCGCTTCCTCGAACGTGGGGCCCTGGACACCGCCAGCGCCAACCTCAAGACCATCAACGAACTGATCGATCGCATGGGTCGCATCACCGCCAGCCTGCGCTCGTTCGCCCGGCGCGGTGACGACCAGGGCGAAGCGAACCTGGCCAAGGCGGTGGACGCCGCGTTCCAGGTGCTCGGCGCGCGCCTGGACAACCTGTCCCTGGCCGTGCACCGTGACTTCACCCATGCCCAGTTGCAGATCGATCAGACGCGCCTGGAGCAGATCCTGGTCAACCTGATCGGCAACGCCCTCGATGCGATGCAGGCGCAACCGGCGCCGCAGTTGTGGCTGGAAGGCCAGAGCGCCGAGGGTAAATATCGCCTGCGGGTGCGCGACAATGGCCACGGTATCGACCCCGAGGCACGCAAACACCTGTTCGAGCCCTTCTTCACCACCAAGCCCGGCGAGCAAGGGCTGGGCCTGGGCCTGACCCTCTCCGCAAGCCTTGCGGCGGCCACCGGCGGCAGCCTGGCCGTGGAACATCCGGCCGCTGGTGGTACCGCGTTTGTCCTGAACCTGCCGCTGGCGGGCGCTGAAAAAGTTGAGTCGACATGA
- a CDS encoding sigma-54 dependent transcriptional regulator → MTHNVLVVDDEPKLCDLLSSALSQNGIQVFTAGNGLHALKVLEQEDIDLVISDWRMPGMDGPALLAEIKQRYPQLPVIVMTAYSTVKNAVQSMRNGAYDYIAKPFDIDELDITVAKALQFRDIMRDNARLRAELDEHAQFDSLVGDSPAFRKVLQAVDSVRDSSATILLTGESGTGKEMVARAIHKHGSRADQPFVAVNCAAIPEGLLESEMFGHRKGAFTGAVADRVGRFMQADKGTLFLDEVGDMPLALQAKILRALQERVIEPVGDPRERKVDVRVIAATNKNLLDAVANKEFREDLYYRLNVFPIPLPALRERVEDIAPLARHFARTLSATAGKRITGFSPEALQAMAAYHWPGNIRELQNCVERATIVAASSVIEDIDLPGYLFASKPSEGGVTAILSDGPGVPQDLDAALAEVEKAYILAALQESNGVQAAAATKIGISERSFWYRLKKLGIQVDKIVR, encoded by the coding sequence ATGACGCATAACGTATTGGTGGTCGACGACGAGCCCAAGCTCTGTGACCTGTTGTCATCCGCCCTGAGCCAGAACGGCATCCAGGTGTTTACCGCTGGTAATGGCCTGCACGCGCTCAAGGTGCTGGAGCAGGAGGACATCGACCTGGTCATCAGCGACTGGCGCATGCCGGGCATGGACGGGCCGGCGTTGCTGGCGGAAATCAAGCAGCGCTATCCGCAGTTGCCGGTGATCGTGATGACGGCCTACAGCACCGTGAAAAATGCCGTGCAGTCGATGCGCAATGGGGCCTACGACTACATTGCCAAGCCGTTCGATATCGACGAGCTGGACATCACCGTGGCCAAGGCCCTGCAGTTTCGCGACATCATGCGCGATAACGCGCGCCTGCGTGCCGAGCTGGATGAACATGCACAGTTCGACAGCCTGGTGGGTGACAGTCCAGCGTTTCGTAAAGTGTTGCAAGCGGTGGACTCGGTGCGCGACAGCAGCGCAACCATCCTGCTGACCGGCGAAAGCGGCACCGGCAAGGAAATGGTCGCCCGCGCGATCCACAAGCATGGCAGCCGTGCCGACCAACCGTTCGTGGCGGTCAATTGCGCGGCGATTCCTGAGGGGCTGCTGGAAAGCGAAATGTTCGGTCATCGCAAAGGCGCTTTCACCGGCGCCGTGGCCGACCGGGTAGGGCGCTTCATGCAGGCCGACAAGGGCACGCTGTTTCTTGATGAAGTCGGTGATATGCCGCTGGCCTTGCAGGCCAAGATTTTGCGTGCTTTGCAGGAACGGGTCATCGAACCGGTGGGTGATCCCCGCGAGCGCAAGGTGGACGTGCGGGTGATTGCCGCGACCAACAAGAACCTGCTGGACGCGGTGGCCAACAAGGAATTTCGCGAAGACCTTTATTACCGGCTGAATGTCTTCCCGATTCCTTTGCCGGCCCTGCGCGAGCGCGTGGAAGACATCGCACCCCTGGCCCGGCACTTCGCCCGCACCCTCAGTGCGACCGCCGGCAAACGCATCACCGGGTTCAGCCCCGAGGCCTTGCAGGCCATGGCCGCGTACCACTGGCCGGGCAATATCCGTGAGCTGCAAAACTGCGTGGAGCGGGCGACCATCGTGGCGGCTTCGTCGGTGATCGAGGATATCGATTTGCCGGGGTATTTGTTTGCTTCGAAACCGAGCGAGGGCGGGGTGACGGCGATCCTCAGCGACGGGCCGGGTGTGCCACAGGACCTGGATGCGGCGCTGGCGGAAGTGGAGAAAGCCTACATTTTGGCGGCGTTGCAGGAGAGCAATGGCGTGCAGGCTGCGGCGGCAACGAAGATCGGTATCTCGGAGCGCAGCTTCTGGTACCGCCTGAAGAAGCTGGGCATCCAAGTCGACAAAATAGTCCGCTGA
- a CDS encoding GNAT family N-acetyltransferase, translating to MITTQAFPTLRAIQRDAWNDCFPGALEDWDYYLAVENAAIDDFQWRYLAVYEEGTLAAVAVAFITHYRLDTTLSGAGKRLTERVARLWPGLLQLGLYALGSPVAERCDVGFASGVADARRPQLLKHLLEVARRDADDFGIGLLAVKDAPSNDPHWVESCRAAGFQSMPSLPTGVLPLPYGSVDAYLGSLGKSTRKDLRRKLRAPGPRVEWRHNIDDVLPEVMRLYEATLMRADLQFERLPAGYFTGILEQLQARAVCVLYWVDEHLVAFNLILLDEHRLIDKFFGHDIAFSREYNLYFRSWLTNVDYCIQHNIAVYECGQAGYASKLRLGCQFQGNSLFFRHRNRWVNGVLKLVKMLFRPDRSDPAMAAAISET from the coding sequence GTGATTACCACCCAAGCCTTCCCGACCCTGCGGGCCATCCAGCGCGATGCCTGGAATGACTGTTTTCCCGGTGCCCTGGAGGACTGGGACTATTACCTCGCGGTGGAAAACGCCGCGATCGATGACTTTCAGTGGCGTTACCTGGCGGTTTACGAAGAGGGAACGCTGGCGGCAGTGGCTGTCGCGTTCATCACCCATTATCGTCTCGACACGACGCTGTCGGGCGCTGGCAAGCGCTTGACCGAACGTGTGGCGCGACTGTGGCCGGGTCTGTTGCAACTGGGGTTGTATGCCCTCGGTTCGCCGGTGGCCGAGCGCTGCGACGTTGGTTTTGCCAGTGGCGTGGCGGATGCGCGGCGCCCGCAGTTGCTCAAGCACTTGCTCGAGGTCGCGCGCCGGGATGCGGATGACTTTGGCATCGGCCTGCTGGCAGTCAAGGACGCACCGAGCAACGACCCGCATTGGGTCGAAAGTTGCCGTGCGGCTGGCTTTCAAAGCATGCCGAGCCTGCCCACGGGCGTGTTGCCGCTGCCCTACGGCTCAGTGGACGCTTACCTTGGCTCGCTGGGTAAATCCACCCGCAAAGACCTGCGCCGCAAACTGCGCGCACCGGGGCCGCGAGTGGAGTGGCGGCACAACATCGATGATGTGCTGCCCGAGGTCATGCGCCTCTATGAAGCCACGCTGATGCGCGCGGACTTGCAGTTCGAACGCCTGCCCGCCGGTTACTTCACGGGGATTCTCGAACAGCTGCAAGCGCGTGCGGTGTGTGTTCTTTACTGGGTGGACGAGCACCTGGTGGCGTTCAATCTGATCCTGCTCGACGAGCATCGGCTGATCGACAAGTTTTTCGGGCATGACATCGCGTTCAGCCGTGAGTACAACCTGTACTTCCGTAGCTGGCTGACCAATGTCGACTACTGTATTCAACACAATATTGCGGTGTACGAGTGCGGCCAGGCCGGGTATGCCAGTAAACTGCGCCTGGGCTGCCAGTTCCAGGGCAACAGCCTGTTCTTCCGCCACCGCAATCGGTGGGTCAACGGCGTGCTCAAGTTAGTCAAAATGTTGTTCCGACCGGATCGTTCCGACCCTGCCATGGCTGCTGCGATAAGCGAAACCTGA
- a CDS encoding sigma-54 dependent transcriptional regulator — MLGCQQALALEDIPSVGVGSAEEALTHIGENFAGIVISDIRLPGIDGLALLTRLKALDKSLPVVLITGHGDISMAVGAMRNGAYDFMEKPFSPERLVDVARRALEQRGLAREVWSLRRQLAERDSLEGRIIGRSPAMQNLRELIANVADTSANVLIEGETGTGKELVARCLHDFSRRHAHQFVALNCGGLPENLFESEIFGHEANAFTGAGKRRIGKIEHAHEGTLFLDEVESMPINLQIKLLRVLQERTLERLGSNQSVAVDCRVIAATKSDLDELSRASQFRSDLYYRLNVVTLELPPLRERREDILQLFEHFLQQSSLRFDRIAPELDNQTLSSLMSHDWPGNVRELRNVAERFALGLPAFKKSGTGGSTHGLAFTEAVEAFERNLLVDALQRSGGNLTQASQELGMAKTTLFDKVKKYGLSH, encoded by the coding sequence CTGCTGGGTTGCCAGCAGGCATTGGCGCTGGAAGACATCCCCAGCGTTGGCGTGGGCAGTGCCGAAGAAGCGTTGACCCATATCGGCGAGAATTTTGCCGGCATTGTCATCAGCGATATTCGCCTGCCGGGCATAGATGGCCTGGCCTTGCTCACTCGCCTCAAGGCGCTGGATAAAAGCCTACCGGTGGTGCTGATCACCGGGCATGGCGACATCTCCATGGCGGTCGGCGCCATGCGCAACGGCGCCTACGATTTCATGGAAAAACCCTTCTCCCCCGAGCGCCTGGTAGACGTCGCCCGTCGTGCCCTTGAACAGCGTGGGCTGGCGCGGGAAGTCTGGTCGCTACGGCGCCAACTGGCCGAGCGCGATTCGTTGGAGGGCCGCATCATCGGGCGCTCGCCGGCGATGCAAAACTTGCGCGAACTGATCGCCAACGTTGCCGACACGTCGGCCAACGTGCTGATCGAAGGCGAAACCGGCACCGGCAAGGAGCTGGTCGCGCGCTGCCTGCATGACTTCAGCCGGCGCCACGCCCACCAGTTCGTCGCCCTGAACTGCGGTGGGCTGCCGGAGAACCTGTTCGAAAGCGAGATTTTCGGCCACGAAGCCAACGCGTTTACCGGCGCCGGCAAGCGCCGCATCGGCAAGATCGAGCACGCCCATGAAGGCACGCTGTTTCTCGATGAAGTGGAAAGCATGCCGATCAATCTGCAGATCAAACTGCTGCGGGTCCTGCAGGAGCGCACCCTCGAACGCCTGGGTTCGAACCAGAGCGTGGCCGTGGATTGCCGGGTGATCGCCGCCACCAAGTCCGACCTCGATGAACTGAGCCGCGCCAGCCAGTTCCGCAGCGACCTGTACTACCGTCTCAATGTGGTCACCCTGGAACTGCCACCACTGCGCGAGCGCCGTGAAGATATCCTGCAGTTGTTCGAACACTTCCTGCAGCAATCCTCACTGCGCTTCGATCGCATCGCCCCGGAGCTGGATAACCAGACCCTGTCGAGCCTGATGAGCCACGACTGGCCGGGCAACGTACGCGAACTGCGCAACGTCGCCGAACGCTTCGCCCTGGGCCTGCCCGCGTTCAAGAAAAGCGGCACGGGCGGCAGCACCCACGGCCTGGCCTTTACCGAGGCGGTGGAAGCCTTCGAACGCAACCTGCTTGTTGACGCGTTGCAACGCAGCGGCGGCAACCTGACCCAGGCCAGCCAGGAACTGGGGATGGCCAAGACCACACTGTTCGACAAGGTCAAAAAATACGGGTTGAGTCACTGA
- a CDS encoding amino acid ABC transporter permease, whose product MDFDFSGIIPAIPGLWNGMVMTLQLMVMGVVGGIILGTILALMRLSSSKLLSRVAGAYVNYFRSIPLLLVITWFYLAVPFVLRWITGEDTPIGAFTSCVVAFMMFEAAYFCEIVRAGVQSIPKGQMAAAQAMGMTYGQTMRLIILPQAFRKMTPLLLQQSIILFQDTSLVYTVGLVDFLNSARSNGDIIGRSNEFLIFAGVVYFIISFSASLLVKRLQKRFAV is encoded by the coding sequence ATGGACTTCGATTTCAGCGGTATCATCCCCGCGATCCCGGGCCTGTGGAACGGCATGGTCATGACCCTGCAGTTGATGGTCATGGGCGTGGTCGGCGGCATCATCCTGGGTACGATCCTCGCGCTGATGCGCCTGTCGTCCAGCAAGCTGCTGTCCCGTGTGGCCGGCGCCTATGTGAACTACTTCCGTTCGATCCCGCTGCTGTTGGTGATCACCTGGTTCTACCTGGCGGTGCCGTTCGTGCTGCGCTGGATCACCGGTGAAGACACGCCGATCGGCGCGTTCACCTCCTGCGTCGTGGCCTTCATGATGTTCGAAGCCGCGTACTTCTGCGAAATCGTGCGGGCCGGCGTGCAGTCGATCCCCAAGGGCCAGATGGCCGCCGCGCAGGCGATGGGCATGACCTACGGGCAGACCATGCGCCTGATCATCCTGCCCCAGGCGTTTCGCAAGATGACCCCGCTGCTGCTGCAGCAGAGCATCATCCTGTTTCAGGACACGTCGCTGGTCTACACCGTGGGCCTGGTGGACTTCCTCAACTCTGCCCGTTCCAACGGCGACATCATCGGCCGCTCCAATGAGTTCCTGATCTTCGCCGGTGTCGTCTACTTCATCATCAGCTTTTCCGCCTCGCTGCTGGTCAAGCGTCTGCAAAAAAGGTTTGCCGTATGA